A single window of Leeuwenhoekiella sp. MAR_2009_132 DNA harbors:
- the ubiE gene encoding bifunctional demethylmenaquinone methyltransferase/2-methoxy-6-polyprenyl-1,4-benzoquinol methylase UbiE → MSGNINPYKNSDQSKRVQVEKMFDTISNEYDGLNRVISFGIDIKWRKKVVAMIAATNPQNILDVATGTGDLAINLAETGAKKIIGLDISAGMLAVGKKKITASNLDQTIEMVQADSENLPFEDNHFDAITVAFGIRNFETLDKGLAEIYRVLKPGGLFVILETSVPTKTPFKQGYTFYSNRILPLIGRLFSKDKDAYAYLSESASVFPYGERLNNILRKIGFSNVNDLPQTFGVATIYTASK, encoded by the coding sequence ATGAGCGGTAACATAAATCCTTACAAAAATTCTGACCAATCAAAACGGGTACAGGTAGAGAAAATGTTTGACACGATCTCTAATGAATACGACGGCCTCAACCGCGTAATCTCTTTTGGTATAGATATTAAATGGCGCAAAAAAGTGGTCGCTATGATTGCTGCCACTAACCCTCAAAACATACTTGACGTTGCTACAGGTACAGGAGATCTGGCAATTAATCTTGCAGAAACCGGTGCTAAAAAAATCATAGGTCTAGATATTTCTGCAGGCATGCTTGCTGTAGGTAAGAAAAAAATAACCGCAAGTAATCTTGATCAAACCATAGAAATGGTTCAGGCAGATTCTGAAAATTTGCCTTTTGAAGACAATCATTTTGACGCTATAACTGTTGCCTTTGGTATTCGTAATTTTGAAACGCTAGACAAAGGTTTAGCCGAAATATATAGAGTTTTAAAACCTGGAGGCCTTTTTGTTATTTTAGAAACTTCTGTCCCCACAAAAACTCCTTTTAAGCAGGGATATACATTTTATTCAAATCGAATATTACCGCTTATAGGTCGCCTATTCTCTAAAGATAAAGATGCTTACGCATATTTGAGTGAAAGCGCATCAGTTTTCCCTTATGGAGAACGTCTCAACAATATTCTACGCAAAATTGGGTTTAGTAATGTTAACGATCTGCCACAAACGTTTGGGGTCGCAACCATATATACAGCTTCAAAGTAG
- a CDS encoding class I SAM-dependent methyltransferase yields MWEANLYRKKHGFVFDYGKDLISMLNPKAGERILDFGCGTGELTAEIAQSGAELVGIDASAAMIEAAQEQFKAIKFIQARGESFIDTVQYDAIFSNATLHWILNPEAAISAMYSNLKPGGRLLLEMGGKGNVAIIIDTLQDVLEENGYVKQSKTVNWYFPKLGTYSYFLEKNGFKVTFAHLYDRPTQLNDPETGIIDWLTMFAGKYFADITENEVTDIRRTVQDRVRDKLYRDGHFYADYKRLRICAIK; encoded by the coding sequence ATGTGGGAGGCTAATTTATACAGAAAAAAACACGGCTTTGTATTTGATTACGGCAAAGATTTAATAAGTATGCTTAATCCTAAAGCAGGAGAACGCATATTAGATTTTGGATGCGGCACTGGCGAACTTACAGCAGAAATTGCGCAAAGTGGTGCAGAACTCGTAGGTATAGATGCTTCTGCGGCAATGATTGAAGCTGCTCAAGAACAATTTAAAGCTATTAAATTTATTCAAGCTAGAGGTGAAAGCTTTATTGACACCGTACAATATGATGCTATTTTTAGCAATGCTACTTTACACTGGATTTTAAATCCCGAAGCTGCAATATCTGCTATGTATAGCAATCTAAAACCCGGCGGAAGATTACTGCTAGAAATGGGTGGTAAAGGTAACGTAGCTATAATTATAGATACACTTCAAGATGTTTTAGAAGAAAACGGCTATGTTAAACAATCTAAAACTGTCAACTGGTATTTCCCAAAACTGGGGACCTACTCTTACTTTCTTGAAAAAAACGGCTTTAAAGTAACTTTTGCCCATTTATACGATAGACCTACACAATTAAATGATCCTGAAACCGGAATAATTGACTGGTTAACAATGTTTGCAGGAAAGTATTTTGCAGATATTACTGAAAATGAAGTAACTGATATACGTAGAACGGTACAAGATAGAGTGCGCGATAAACTGTACAGAGATGGTCACTTTTATGCAGACTATAAGCGTCTACGCATTTGTGCTATAAAATAA
- a CDS encoding TrmH family RNA methyltransferase: protein MVSKSQIKLITSLNQKKYRQQHGLFVVEGIKGIEEFLNSHFKLHSLFTTEGFFDGQANKELISENELKKISFLKTPQKALAIFEIPQAIKTEIKGLQLVVDDLRDPGNLGTLIRLCDWFNIENLVCSNQTVDCYNPKVVQATMGSITRVNVVYTNLAEYLKAVNLPVYGAFMNGVSVYEADLPEEAILILGNEANGISTEIADCVTQKISIPQFGTSTTESLNVAIAGAILVSEFKRR from the coding sequence GTGGTTAGCAAAAGCCAAATAAAATTAATAACGAGCCTTAATCAAAAAAAGTACCGCCAGCAGCATGGGTTGTTTGTTGTAGAAGGTATTAAGGGAATTGAAGAGTTTTTAAACTCTCATTTTAAACTGCATAGTCTTTTTACTACGGAAGGCTTTTTTGATGGGCAAGCAAATAAAGAGCTCATTTCAGAAAATGAACTTAAAAAAATAAGCTTTCTCAAAACGCCTCAAAAAGCACTTGCAATTTTTGAAATTCCGCAGGCTATCAAAACCGAAATAAAAGGATTACAACTTGTTGTTGATGACTTACGAGATCCCGGTAATTTAGGTACACTCATTAGGTTGTGTGACTGGTTTAATATTGAAAATCTGGTGTGCTCTAATCAAACTGTAGATTGCTACAATCCTAAGGTAGTGCAGGCAACTATGGGATCTATAACCCGTGTAAATGTGGTGTATACAAACTTAGCGGAATATCTAAAGGCAGTAAATCTTCCCGTCTATGGAGCTTTTATGAATGGCGTTTCTGTTTATGAGGCAGACTTGCCTGAAGAAGCTATTTTGATTTTGGGTAATGAAGCAAATGGTATATCTACAGAAATAGCAGACTGCGTTACCCAGAAAATAAGCATTCCACAATTTGGCACATCTACAACTGAAAGTCTTAATGTAGCAATTGCAGGAGCTATTCTAGTAAGTGAGTTTAAGCGTCGCTAA
- a CDS encoding YpdA family putative bacillithiol disulfide reductase produces MKNYDLIIVGAGPIGLACGISAAKAGLNYCILEKGVLVNSLYNFPENMTFFSTSNLLEIGDVPFVAHNDKPTRKEALEYYRRVYESWKLNVMLYTPVQSMTKKTEGYVIDTPKEQFLTKAVIVSTGFYDTARKLNVPGEDLPKVKHFYDSPHPYVNQKVLVIGAANSACDVALETFYKGAEVTMAIRGNEIYPKTKYWIKPNIENRIKEGSIKAYFETSVKEIKPHSVILDTPDGAIEIENDFVLAMIGYTPDYSLFEKLGLPIDEENAKKPIHNSETLETPLKNVFVAGVINSGMKTSKLFIENTRVHADMIINHLKKDLTQLA; encoded by the coding sequence TTGAAAAATTACGATTTAATAATAGTAGGTGCCGGACCTATAGGTCTTGCCTGCGGTATTTCTGCTGCCAAAGCAGGATTAAACTATTGTATTTTAGAAAAAGGAGTTCTGGTTAATTCGCTGTATAATTTTCCTGAGAATATGACTTTTTTCTCCACTTCTAATCTACTTGAAATAGGAGATGTTCCCTTTGTGGCGCATAATGATAAACCTACGCGTAAAGAAGCATTAGAATATTACAGAAGAGTTTACGAGAGCTGGAAGCTCAATGTAATGCTATATACTCCTGTACAGTCAATGACTAAAAAAACAGAAGGGTATGTAATAGACACACCTAAAGAACAGTTTTTAACTAAAGCTGTGATAGTTTCTACCGGTTTTTATGATACGGCACGTAAATTAAATGTACCCGGAGAAGATTTGCCTAAGGTGAAGCATTTTTACGATAGTCCGCATCCTTATGTTAATCAAAAAGTGCTCGTAATTGGTGCTGCAAATTCTGCCTGTGATGTAGCATTAGAGACTTTTTACAAAGGGGCTGAGGTAACTATGGCGATACGCGGTAATGAGATTTATCCTAAAACTAAATACTGGATTAAACCAAATATTGAAAACCGAATAAAAGAAGGTTCTATTAAAGCCTACTTTGAAACTTCAGTAAAAGAAATAAAACCACATAGTGTCATTTTAGATACTCCCGATGGAGCAATAGAAATTGAAAATGATTTTGTTTTAGCGATGATAGGCTATACACCAGATTATAGTTTATTTGAAAAGCTAGGTCTTCCTATCGATGAGGAGAACGCTAAAAAACCTATTCATAACTCTGAAACTTTGGAAACTCCACTTAAAAATGTTTTTGTAGCGGGTGTAATTAATAGTGGTATGAAAACCAGCAAACTTTTTATTGAAAACACTAGGGTTCACGCAGATATGATAATAAATCACCTTAAAAAAGATTTGACCCAATTAGCGTAG
- the accD gene encoding acetyl-CoA carboxylase, carboxyltransferase subunit beta — MAWFKRKEKGIQTATENKKDVPKGLWYKSPTGKIIDADELAKNFYVSPEDDYHVRIGSEEYFSILFDEGKYKELDKNLSSKDPLGFEDTKKYVDRLKDAEAKTGLKDAVRTAVGKSFGKDLVVAAMDFKFIGGSMGSVVGEKIARAADYSLKNNVPLVIISKSGGARMMEAALSLMQLAKTSAKLAQLAEAKIPYISLCTDPTTGGTTASFAMLGDINISEPGALIGFAGPRVVRDTTGQELPADFQTAEFLKEHGFLDFISHRKVLKKNINLYIDLILNQAIRN; from the coding sequence ATGGCTTGGTTCAAACGAAAAGAAAAAGGTATACAAACCGCTACCGAAAATAAAAAAGACGTACCCAAAGGTCTTTGGTATAAATCACCTACCGGTAAAATTATTGATGCAGATGAGCTTGCTAAAAACTTTTATGTAAGTCCAGAAGATGATTACCATGTAAGAATAGGAAGCGAAGAATACTTTTCAATTCTTTTTGATGAAGGAAAATATAAAGAATTAGATAAAAACCTTAGTTCTAAAGATCCCTTAGGATTTGAAGACACTAAAAAATACGTAGATCGTCTTAAAGATGCAGAAGCTAAAACCGGTCTTAAAGATGCGGTACGTACAGCGGTAGGTAAAAGCTTTGGCAAAGATCTGGTTGTTGCGGCAATGGATTTTAAATTTATTGGCGGTTCTATGGGATCTGTTGTAGGTGAAAAAATTGCCCGCGCAGCAGATTACTCACTTAAAAACAATGTGCCTTTAGTTATAATATCTAAATCTGGTGGCGCGCGTATGATGGAAGCTGCCTTATCTTTAATGCAATTAGCAAAAACATCTGCTAAACTTGCACAACTTGCAGAGGCTAAAATTCCTTACATCTCTTTATGTACAGATCCTACAACAGGCGGTACAACAGCCTCTTTTGCAATGTTAGGAGATATAAACATTTCTGAACCCGGTGCATTAATAGGTTTTGCAGGTCCCCGAGTAGTACGCGATACAACAGGTCAGGAACTTCCGGCAGATTTTCAAACTGCAGAATTCTTGAAAGAGCACGGTTTCCTAGATTTTATTTCACACCGTAAAGTGTTAAAGAAAAATATAAATCTCTATATAGACTTAATTCTCAATCAAGCTATACGTAATTAA
- a CDS encoding fasciclin domain-containing protein: MIMVAFMAVGALATAQDTKMVGGAEMYPTKNIVENAVNSKDHTTLVAAVTAADLVETLQSEGPFTVLAPVNDAFNNLPEGTVETLLKPENKAALQGVLTYHVIAGKHSAKDIMNDIEKGNGMAEWTTVNGQTLTGMVVDGKVKIKDQAGNVATVTIADVNQSNGVIHVIDTVLLPKM; encoded by the coding sequence ATGATTATGGTAGCCTTTATGGCTGTAGGTGCTTTAGCAACTGCTCAAGACACAAAAATGGTAGGTGGCGCTGAGATGTATCCTACAAAAAATATCGTAGAAAATGCGGTTAATTCTAAAGACCATACGACTCTTGTGGCTGCTGTAACTGCTGCTGATTTAGTTGAAACATTACAAAGTGAAGGTCCTTTTACAGTATTAGCTCCTGTAAACGATGCTTTCAATAATTTACCAGAAGGTACTGTTGAAACCTTATTAAAACCAGAAAACAAAGCTGCTTTACAAGGTGTTTTAACGTATCACGTTATTGCTGGTAAGCATTCTGCAAAAGATATTATGAATGATATCGAGAAAGGAAACGGTATGGCAGAGTGGACCACAGTAAATGGTCAAACCTTAACAGGTATGGTTGTTGATGGAAAAGTAAAGATTAAAGATCAAGCTGGTAACGTTGCTACAGTAACTATCGCTGATGTAAATCAATCAAACGGTGTGATTCACGTAATTGACACTGTACTTCTTCCAAAAATGTAA
- the trkA gene encoding Trk system potassium transporter TrkA: MKIVIAGAGEVGFHLAKLLSFESQDITLIDIDKESIAYADTHLDIRTIRGDTTSIATLKEARIENTDLIIAVTASETTNITVCVLAKQMGAKRTIARISNTEFIENQEVAGFKKFGIDELISPESLAASEIELLLNQSAFNDSYEFENGALTMVGTSLSRTASFVGKSVKEAALIFPELHFMPIAIQREGTQYTLIPRGDTIFKEGDQVYFMTVKGGVDELYKLTGKVKQRIKNVMILGGSKIGYKTARDLCSHNFHVKLVEKDNDKAFDLAEKLPKTLVIHGDGRNVELLEEENIYDMDAFIAVTGNSETNIMSCLVAKSKSVKKTIALVENMDYFQLSHSIGIDTLINKKLLAANNIFRYIRKGDVVAMTKLNNMNAELLEFIAKPNSQVIGKRIRDLDFPRSATIGGIVREGRGIIALGDHTINVGDRIVVCCLLRSINKVERMFI, translated from the coding sequence ATGAAGATTGTTATTGCTGGTGCCGGGGAAGTTGGTTTTCATTTAGCTAAACTTCTCTCTTTTGAATCACAGGACATCACACTTATAGATATAGATAAAGAAAGTATCGCCTATGCAGATACACATCTCGACATACGTACCATTCGCGGCGATACAACTTCTATTGCCACTTTAAAAGAGGCACGCATAGAGAATACAGATCTTATAATAGCGGTTACCGCTAGTGAAACTACAAATATTACCGTTTGCGTTTTAGCAAAACAAATGGGCGCAAAACGCACCATAGCTCGTATTTCTAATACAGAATTTATAGAAAATCAGGAAGTTGCAGGTTTTAAGAAGTTTGGCATTGATGAACTTATTTCTCCAGAGAGCCTTGCAGCTTCAGAAATTGAATTACTTCTTAATCAATCTGCATTTAACGATAGCTATGAGTTTGAGAATGGGGCACTTACTATGGTAGGAACCTCATTAAGCCGTACCGCATCATTTGTAGGTAAAAGCGTTAAAGAGGCCGCTCTTATTTTTCCTGAATTGCATTTTATGCCTATTGCAATTCAGCGCGAGGGTACTCAATATACTTTGATTCCCAGAGGTGATACGATTTTTAAAGAAGGTGATCAGGTTTATTTTATGACCGTAAAAGGTGGTGTTGATGAATTATACAAGCTCACCGGTAAAGTAAAACAGCGCATAAAAAATGTGATGATATTAGGAGGAAGTAAAATAGGCTATAAGACTGCCCGTGATTTATGTTCTCACAATTTTCACGTTAAATTAGTTGAGAAAGACAATGATAAAGCTTTTGATCTTGCAGAAAAACTTCCTAAAACACTCGTAATACACGGCGATGGAAGAAATGTAGAACTGCTGGAAGAAGAGAATATTTATGATATGGACGCTTTCATTGCCGTAACCGGAAATAGCGAAACCAATATCATGTCATGTTTGGTAGCAAAATCTAAAAGTGTAAAGAAAACAATCGCACTTGTTGAGAATATGGATTATTTTCAGCTTTCTCACAGTATAGGTATAGATACACTTATAAATAAGAAGCTGTTAGCAGCTAACAATATCTTTAGATACATACGTAAAGGAGATGTTGTAGCGATGACTAAGCTTAACAATATGAATGCCGAGTTACTTGAGTTTATTGCTAAACCTAACTCACAGGTAATAGGTAAACGTATTAGAGATCTTGATTTTCCCAGGTCTGCAACTATAGGTGGTATAGTGCGTGAAGGCCGTGGAATTATAGCCCTGGGGGATCACACCATTAATGTAGGTGATCGTATTGTAGTGTGTTGCTTGTTGCGCTCTATTAATAAAGTAGAACGTATGTTTATATAA
- a CDS encoding porin family protein codes for MRKVVFSLLLLIWLAPNLQAQFLTRERILNDENFDKKPWSFGYYFGINRYDFNFDYKEDRPDIFVEQSYGFNVGLLANKRINEYIDLRLEPGLAYNARNLLYLDIPGEENDRLRELNSTYIHIPLLVKFSTKRLNNFKPFVVGGLSYSYNLSSNETNPDDNSAGQFRMKNNTFYYEVGFGIDLYLPYFKFSPSIRGVFALSDELVRDENPNSLYTSNIEVMQSRGLFLNFTFQ; via the coding sequence ATGCGCAAAGTAGTATTTTCACTTTTACTTTTAATTTGGCTTGCGCCAAATCTTCAAGCTCAGTTTTTAACACGTGAGCGTATTCTTAATGATGAGAATTTTGACAAAAAACCGTGGAGCTTCGGATATTACTTTGGTATAAATCGATATGATTTTAACTTTGATTATAAAGAAGATCGCCCAGATATTTTTGTAGAGCAGAGCTATGGCTTTAACGTAGGACTACTGGCAAACAAGCGCATAAATGAATATATAGACTTACGCCTCGAGCCGGGACTGGCTTATAATGCGCGTAATTTATTATACCTTGATATTCCCGGAGAAGAGAATGATCGCTTGCGTGAACTCAACTCTACCTATATTCATATACCCTTACTTGTAAAATTTTCTACAAAAAGGTTAAATAACTTTAAGCCTTTTGTCGTGGGTGGTTTATCCTATTCCTATAATTTATCAAGCAATGAGACTAATCCTGACGACAACAGTGCAGGCCAATTTAGAATGAAAAACAATACGTTTTATTATGAAGTAGGCTTTGGTATCGATTTATATTTGCCGTACTTTAAATTTTCACCCAGTATACGCGGTGTATTTGCATTAAGCGATGAGCTAGTTAGAGATGAAAATCCTAATAGTTTATACACTTCAAATATTGAAGTGATGCAGTCTAGAGGACTATTTTTAAACTTTACTTTTCAATAA
- the fbaA gene encoding class II fructose-bisphosphate aldolase, protein MSHSIKPGVATGREVQAIFKHAKENGYALPAVNVIGSSTINGVLETAAKLNAPVILQFSNGGAQFNAGKGYSNENQQAAVGGAIAGAKHVHEMAKRYGATVILHTDHCAKKLLPWIDGLLDASEEYYKEHGHSLFSSHMIDLSEESLEENIEICKQYLERMSKMDMTLEIELGITGGEEDGVDNTDVDDSKLYTQPEEVAYAYEELSKVSDQFTIAAAFGNVHGVYKPGNVKLTPKILKNSQEFVSEKYNLRPNSIDFVFHGGSGSTVEEIREGISYGVIKMNIDTDLQWAFTEGVRKYFDANADYLQGQIGNPSGEDSPNKKYYDPRVWFRKGEEAFNARLEKAFEDLNNVNTL, encoded by the coding sequence ATGAGTCATAGTATCAAACCGGGAGTTGCAACCGGAAGAGAAGTTCAAGCAATTTTCAAACATGCTAAAGAAAACGGTTATGCATTACCTGCAGTTAATGTTATAGGTTCTAGCACTATTAACGGTGTTTTAGAAACTGCTGCAAAATTAAATGCACCTGTTATCTTACAATTTTCAAATGGTGGAGCTCAGTTTAATGCAGGAAAAGGATATTCTAACGAAAATCAACAAGCTGCAGTAGGCGGTGCTATTGCCGGTGCTAAGCATGTACATGAGATGGCTAAGCGTTATGGCGCAACAGTAATATTACATACAGACCATTGTGCAAAAAAATTATTGCCCTGGATAGATGGTCTTCTTGATGCTTCTGAAGAATACTACAAAGAGCACGGGCATTCGCTTTTCAGCTCTCATATGATAGATCTTAGTGAAGAGTCTCTAGAAGAAAATATAGAGATTTGTAAGCAGTATCTTGAGCGTATGAGTAAAATGGATATGACTCTAGAGATAGAATTAGGTATCACAGGTGGTGAAGAAGATGGTGTTGACAATACAGATGTTGACGACTCAAAATTATACACACAACCAGAAGAAGTTGCTTACGCTTATGAAGAATTAAGCAAAGTAAGTGATCAATTTACAATTGCTGCTGCCTTTGGTAATGTACACGGTGTTTATAAGCCGGGTAACGTAAAACTTACTCCAAAAATTCTAAAAAATTCTCAGGAGTTTGTTTCAGAAAAATACAATTTACGACCTAATTCTATAGACTTCGTTTTTCACGGAGGTAGTGGTTCTACAGTAGAAGAAATACGCGAGGGTATTAGCTACGGTGTAATCAAAATGAATATTGATACAGATTTACAATGGGCATTTACTGAAGGTGTGCGCAAATATTTTGATGCAAATGCAGATTATCTTCAAGGACAGATAGGAAATCCTAGCGGCGAAGACAGCCCTAATAAAAAATATTACGATCCAAGAGTTTGGTTCCGTAAGGGAGAAGAGGCTTTTAATGCGCGTTTAGAAAAAGCGTTTGAAGATCTTAACAACGTAAATACACTTTAG
- a CDS encoding BamA/TamA family outer membrane protein: MQQLPAKIGFIILLLLTLASCNAVKRVANGQLLLTENTIRVNGEVNDAYNINNIPYQQPNARLPLLNSPLRLYIYNWARPNIDSIMQARFIEDESARKFWTGVLSRKQLDKYIEFRSNFNQTLKNTGEAPTIISENLSKRSAARLKEYYNSKGWFNAITDYKIIKDSLDKRGKVEYTVATGKPYIIDSVTTFIKSAAADSIYKKYRNNSFIKEGVQYELLDINSETARLTELMRNNGLFYFDRDYISFIGDSVKTGNKVNLELYIKNREIRARDSVYEVPLNVHKISKVNVTTDYGYSIRNNTLKDSASLNDYHLYAYDKIRYKPKYLTDALFIKPGDIYSDDSRNKSLIRLSQLNTFRYPDLRYTEDPEDPKGTDLIANFYLIPLPKFNLRVDFDVSTSNIQKFGIAGGGSLQIRNVLGGMETLQISGRGSIGASKAPTENSTGFFDITEIGTDLSLTIPRIFFPLKTQRFITPEMSPSTSFTTGIGVQQNIGLDKQNITGGVNFKWSPSNNLNYRFDLFDIQYVRNLNVANYFKVYENSYTQLNEIAQVYLDANSPLLDQNTNNLTIPDGALGFINAVQSNEIAVTDPEFSNIFNIEERRQRLTEDNLILATSFTYYKNTRENLFDDEFTSFRTKLEIAGNTLSAIGNIIGLEKNEDNAYRVLGVRFSQYVKTEIDFIKHWDFGNDNILAFRAFGGIAIPYGNSKSIPFIRSFFGGGSNDNRAWQAYRLGPGSTDSPNDFNEANMKLSFNLEQRFTLLGDLKGAIFTDVGNIWNALDNVTDPQSTFTGLKSLEDIAVGTGFGFRYDFSFFVLRFDIGLKTYDPALPVGERWFKNTNLTNAVYNVGINYPF, from the coding sequence TTGCAACAACTACCGGCAAAAATAGGATTTATTATATTACTCTTGCTTACCCTTGCTTCTTGCAACGCGGTAAAACGAGTGGCAAACGGGCAATTACTTCTCACCGAAAACACGATACGTGTAAATGGAGAGGTAAATGACGCTTATAATATAAATAATATACCCTATCAACAGCCTAATGCAAGGTTGCCATTGCTCAACTCCCCATTACGTCTATATATCTATAATTGGGCACGGCCTAACATAGATTCGATAATGCAAGCACGTTTTATTGAAGATGAGAGTGCTCGTAAATTCTGGACAGGAGTATTATCTCGCAAACAATTAGATAAATACATTGAGTTTAGAAGTAATTTTAATCAAACACTCAAGAATACTGGTGAAGCTCCCACCATAATTTCTGAAAATCTATCAAAACGCTCTGCAGCACGTCTCAAAGAATATTACAATAGCAAAGGCTGGTTTAATGCGATCACAGATTATAAAATTATAAAAGATAGTCTTGATAAACGCGGAAAAGTTGAATACACCGTAGCTACAGGCAAACCCTACATCATAGATTCTGTAACCACATTTATAAAATCTGCTGCTGCAGATTCTATTTATAAAAAATATAGAAACAACTCATTCATTAAAGAAGGAGTTCAATATGAATTACTCGATATCAATTCTGAAACCGCACGCCTCACCGAGCTGATGCGTAATAATGGGTTATTTTATTTTGACAGAGATTATATCAGTTTTATAGGAGACTCTGTTAAAACAGGCAATAAAGTAAATCTAGAACTCTATATTAAAAATAGAGAAATACGTGCACGAGATTCTGTTTATGAAGTGCCGCTTAATGTTCATAAAATCAGTAAGGTCAATGTTACTACAGATTACGGTTATTCTATACGTAACAATACATTAAAAGATAGTGCGTCACTAAATGATTATCACCTCTACGCATATGATAAAATTAGGTATAAACCTAAGTACCTAACCGATGCGCTGTTTATAAAACCAGGAGATATTTATAGTGATGACTCCCGTAATAAATCACTAATACGTTTAAGCCAATTAAATACTTTTAGATATCCCGATTTAAGATATACAGAAGATCCTGAAGATCCCAAAGGCACAGATTTAATTGCAAATTTTTATTTAATACCGCTTCCTAAGTTTAATCTTAGAGTAGATTTTGACGTTTCTACTTCAAACATCCAGAAATTTGGTATTGCAGGAGGTGGTTCGCTTCAAATACGTAATGTTTTAGGAGGTATGGAAACCTTACAAATTTCGGGTCGTGGTAGCATAGGTGCTTCAAAAGCCCCTACAGAAAACAGCACCGGCTTTTTTGACATTACTGAAATAGGCACAGATTTAAGCTTAACCATACCCCGCATATTTTTTCCTCTAAAAACACAAAGATTTATCACTCCAGAAATGTCTCCTTCTACCAGTTTCACAACAGGTATAGGTGTTCAACAAAATATAGGTCTAGACAAACAGAATATAACCGGTGGGGTAAATTTTAAATGGTCGCCCTCAAATAATCTCAATTACCGCTTTGATCTATTTGATATTCAATATGTACGTAATTTGAACGTAGCAAATTATTTTAAAGTTTATGAGAATTCGTACACACAATTGAATGAGATTGCACAGGTCTATCTTGACGCTAACAGTCCCCTACTCGATCAGAATACAAATAATCTCACCATTCCAGATGGTGCACTTGGCTTTATCAACGCCGTGCAATCAAATGAGATTGCAGTAACAGACCCTGAGTTTTCTAATATTTTTAATATTGAAGAGCGCCGTCAACGTCTAACCGAAGACAACCTCATACTCGCCACCAGCTTCACATATTACAAAAACACCAGAGAAAACTTATTTGATGATGAGTTTACCAGCTTTAGAACAAAACTTGAGATTGCAGGTAATACATTAAGTGCTATAGGCAATATTATAGGTTTAGAAAAAAATGAAGATAATGCATACAGGGTTCTGGGTGTACGCTTTTCGCAATACGTAAAAACCGAAATAGACTTCATAAAGCATTGGGATTTTGGAAATGATAATATTCTTGCATTTAGAGCCTTTGGCGGTATTGCAATTCCCTACGGAAATTCTAAAAGCATTCCCTTTATACGCAGCTTTTTTGGCGGGGGATCTAACGATAACAGGGCCTGGCAAGCTTATAGATTAGGACCCGGTAGCACAGACAGTCCTAATGATTTTAATGAAGCAAACATGAAGCTTTCATTCAATTTAGAACAGCGCTTTACCCTTTTAGGAGATTTAAAAGGCGCTATTTTTACCGATGTAGGCAACATATGGAATGCTTTAGATAATGTTACTGACCCCCAATCGACCTTTACAGGCCTAAAAAGCTTAGAAGATATCGCGGTAGGAACAGGATTTGGATTTCGATACGATTTTAGCTTCTTTGTGTTGAGATTTGACATTGGTCTAAAAACCTATGACCCGGCATTGCCTGTGGGAGAGCGCTGGTTTAAAAATACCAATCTAACTAATGCAGTTTATAACGTGGGTATTAACTATCCTTTCTAG